GTTTAATAGACATCACTGACTGGGGGCTCCGTAGACGAGGGTCTTTCCCACCTCCCTACCCGAGGGTCTCTCCCACTAACTCGGTCTCCCTacctgaactgctggaggaactcagcaggtcaggcagcctttgtggagggaaatggacgtcgatgtttcgggctgaggaTTTGGTAAGGTCATtgccctgaagcattaactctgtttctccctccacagacgctgcctgacctgctgagcatttccagcattttccattttgatttcaGATCCCTAGCATCTGTTGCCCATGACTATTGTGGATTTGGTTTGTCATTCCCTTCCTGGTGGACTTTGTCTCTGAGTTCCCACTGACTCAAGCCCCTTGTTCACCAACCACCTACTTTGAGTTGAAGCAGTGAGCTGCCGTCAGAACCCAGCATGATCCGATCAGGCTCCCTCCAAACAGGAATCTCCAACTTTTTCCCCGTCTGTCATAGTACATAATGGCTGCCTGCCACGGGTGAGAAGTGATGTCGACGAATGACCCTCCCTTGATCCGGAACTGCTGAAGCTTAGGATGTCTCTTGCCGCAATTCTCCACTGCAGACACATACAGACCAGGTGACAACTGAGCAAAAGGGTTTAAACCATCCTATCAAActtaatgacacaaagattggtggggttgtgtacagtgaagaaggttatcaaagcatatagatcagttgcagatatgggcagagaaatggcagatagagtttagtCCGagcaagtgtggggtgttgcattttggggggggggtcaaatgtaaggggaaagtacacagttaatgacaggaccctgaaCAGCATTGacgtatagagggatcttggggtccttgaaagtggctacacaagtagatagggtgttaAAGGCGGCATAtagcaggcttgccttcattggttggggcattgagaataagaagtcatgttgcagctgtgcaaaactttggttaggctgcacttggagtattgtgtgcaattctggtcaccccattacaggaaggatgtggaggctttggagagggtgcagaagaggttcaccaggatgctgcctggattagaaggcatgaactataaggagaggttggacaaacttggattgttttctctggagacttgatggaagtttataagattgtgagaggcatagatagggtagacagtcagaattttattCCCAGGTattaatgtcaaatactagagggcatgcatttaaggggagagggtgaacgcttaaaggagatgtgtggggaaagtttttttctacccagagaatggtgggtgcctggaacaggctgccaggggtgggggtggaagcagttacaatagtggtgtttatgaGGCTGTTGGTCAGCCACATGAAtataaagggaatggaggggtatggatcatgtgcaggcagaagggatttagtttaatttgactttgtgtttggcacagacattgtgggctgaagggcctgttcctgtgctgtactgttccatggtcTGTGTGAGTCATTAGAGCCAGACACAACACTATATCCTGCCCTGTGCATTAACCGGGTGTTGAGCACATGTgccagagagagggagtgagtggTGGGGGAGTGAACACCAGCTGTGGGTCAGCACGGGTGTGATTCTTACCAGATGGGCTGCAGTGCTTAACGTTGCAGAATTCCATCATGACCGTACGCCTTCCCTTAACGTAGCACCAGGGTTTCAGATCTCCACTGGGATTCCTGGAAAGAGACATTGAGCAAGCAGGTTTATTAAAATATGTATTTGTTCCTACAAAAAAATAGCTTGCTGGACTAACCCcacctccttcacccagagagcagtgagtaccaGGAATGCATTGCCCAAGAGACTGGTAGAAGCAGAgccgctgacagcatttaagaagtgtctggacaagcacttgaagtgCCCAGGCACGGAGggccatgggccaagtgctggaagagggCAACACGTTTAacgtgggaggggagagatttgataggaacttgaggggcaatttcttcacccagggggtggtgagtgtatggaacgagctgccagaggaagtggtcgaggcaggtacaataacaacattgaaaagacacttggacaggtccatggataggaaaggtttagagggatatgggccaaatgtgggcacatgggactggcttagatgggcatcttggtcagcatggaccagctgggccgaaaggcctgtttcctccTGTTTGATTCTATGACCTTGCTCCAATGCCTTTGCATCGAGATCAGGAGTGGGTGTTCCTTCCACTGTTCAGCACCGGGGACCTCGCTTTCAGCCACTGCTCTGGATCCGACCCTCCCTCTACACCACTCCATACACCatcacagaccattcagcccatcgatccATGCTGGCTGGCAGAGACCCACCAAGCCTAACCCCACCGTCCGGCACTGCGTCCGTGGTCCTGTAGATCACAGCTCTTCAGGGACACCCCCTGTGGGAGGACCTCCCAGCCCTCAGGGTGAACACATATCCCTctacaattactttaaatctacctCCTCAGGTGTTTGCCCCTCTGCCAAGGGAGAGGGCCCCCTCCTGTTTACCCAGTCTGGGTCCCTCATTATGCCTCAATTCAGTTTCCCCTCGGCCTctgttccacagaaaacaaccccgGCCTCTCCGACTTTCCCCCATTCTGCGGTGGGTGGTACCTGCAGTAGTTGTGGCTGCCCAGCCCCAGCAGATGGGCGTTGGGCACCCAGGCATTCTGCGTGCTGTGTCGTACCGCCTCGGAGTCCCAGCGGAGGCAGGTTCTCCCGGTCCGTGAGTAACTGCTGGTTCCCCGGTACTCCGCTCCGTTTTTGGTGTAGCACTCGGATTTGGAGACTGTGGGCAAACAGAGACCAGGTTAGTCATCAGTCCTCATgtccctccagcccccacacccccgCCCACTTCTACTGCCCCTGGCTCCAGGGGGCAGCTGGCTTCACATGGGATGGGGGTAGGGCAGGTCTGAACTGGAAAACCCATTGGTGACTCCATTGAAGAGAGAGGGTGAGGTACGGGgattgggagggaggggaacattggaggggcagtgaggagagaaagggagaggggaaatggtATCCGGGAGGggcaatggggagggggagtgagataggttagcaaagagagagagagaaagagagagagaacccaggaggggcagtggggaagagggagagatggagccAGTGAGAGAGGCAATGGGGAGATATGGGGGTATGTTTGAGGTCAGTGATGGGCTAATTGTGCGGCAGTAGGAGGAACAAAAGGTGgagaccacccctccccccccccaacaccccccccagcccccggTTCGAGTGCTCCGCGGGAATTAGCGGGAGACTTACGCTGAGGACAGGCGGGAAGGCTACACTCCTCCCAGCTGAGGATGTGCCCGTTGTAGACATGGCACCAGGGCATCGTGTCGTTGTCGGGGTTCCTGCAACAAGACAGACATTACACTCACAGCAcggggagaggtcgggcaggaggggagcgcaggagactgaggcgtgaccttatggaggtgtataaaatcatgaggggcatagacagggtgaatgcacacagtccttttcctagggaaagggaaccaagaactaCAGGGCAGAGGTTTACgttgagagtggagagatttaaaagggacctgcagggcaaccttcttcacccagagggtggtctgtatatgggacgagctgccagagggagaggttgaggcaggtacgttaacaacacttaaaagacactagGACAGGTATATgggtaggaaaggtgtagagggatatgggccaaacgcaggtcattgggactggcttagatgggcatcttggtcagcatggatgagttgggctgcagggcctgtttctgtgctgtgtgactctgagacTCTATCACACAACTGGACAGGACCCAGTAGCCTAACGGCTGCCTGGTGTCGCACTACAACCCCACCTCTGAAGAAACTCTAATGGCACAGGGTGATCCAACTGGACCCCTGGTCGGTGCTGAGTGACACAGTTACCCCCTCAGTCCCGGTGCTGCTGGGCTACAGAGGAGGTAGGGACGGGGACGGGGTGGGGTCTGGGGAAAGCCacgaggggtggggggagcagggtCTGTGTTGTGAGTGGGAGAGACCCCCCACCCAAGATGGAGCAGAGAGCAGCCGGGCTGTGACCGGGTCAGTGACCAGCAGCTCCATTGGGTGAGCTGGGAGAGGCCGGAGACTCGGTCCTTACCTGCAGAAGTTGTGGTTACCCAGACCGCGCTGCTGGGCATTGGCAGCATGGCCGTTGTAGCGCGATCGGACCACAGCGCTCAGATTCCAGTTGAGGCACTGTTTCCCGGAGGCAGTGGTGCTCCAGGTACCACGGTAGCTGGTCCCACGACCCTTGTAGCAAACCTCCTTGGTGTCTGCAACACAaagagtgggggagtgagggagatggagggggtgagggaggtgcgGAGGTCGCACAGAGCAGCAGTGTCACCTACCGATTTCACACAGCGGTCCCTTGTACCCGGCGGGGCACTGGCAGATGTGGTGCTGGAAGTAAATGGCCTGTCGACACTTCCCACCGTTGTAGCACTTGTTCTGGGGGCAATCTGTCGGAACAGGAGCACAGGACACCTCAGGCAGAGTTGGGCAGCGATGCTACCCCCACCCACCAGCCACAGAAACACCCAGAGGATGAGCTCCCTGCCACAAGTGACTCACCCTTGGACAACACTCTCACCCGCCCCAGGTCAGGGTGATGGAGGACTCTCTGGATGAGTGCGGCTCCCAGTTCCCTTGAAGTTCGACATCATCCACAATAAAGCAGCCACTTGCCTGGTTCCCGTGCACCAGCTCGGGagttccctccaccaccggcacacGGTGGCCACAGTGGGCGTCTGCAAACCGCAccgcagttacttgcccagtCATCTCCTCCCAAACGCAGGACCTCTCCAACAACAAGGACattggaataccaccacctgtagCTTCCCCACTAAGTAGGGCACGATCCTTAAGTGGCAATCGATCCCCgtcccttcaccgtcactgggaccaaaccctggaactctctcccagcaGCACtgtcaacagaaggactgcaggaaCATGGCTCACCACAGGGGtcagtgagggatgggcaatgactGCTTGCTCAGCCAACCACACACAGGTCCCAGAGAATGGAGCAACGAGAAGACATGTCACAAAATGTACCAGTGGTGCTGGGTGATAAACAACCTGCTGggggattcagtgggttgagaagcatctgtgggggggggggggggggaaagaattgttgatgtttcgggctgaggccctgcctcaggactgagatggagtgggagatggtcagcacagagaaggggaggggtgagaaaggggtccggtgattggtggactgagcagGGGTGAAGGGCAGTGAGTCTTGATAAGAACATGATCGGAGAGcaggggagcagtgagggaggtgTGGGGCGGGAGCAAACTGGGGCCTGGGTGTGGGGGCAGACCCCTGGGCAAGAGGGGGCAGGTCAGCACCCTCCACACGACGACCGGCACCCAGTGCGGGACAGGAGCACAGGATCCACCCCACACAACGTCATCATCTGGGAGCTGACAGAGTCCGACTCTCAGTGTTATACTGCACAGAGACAGGCCTTCTGGCCCGACATCTCCATGCTATACTATTATGCTTTGTCCCTGCCTCCCTCTTCACCCTGCACGGCTCACTCTTGCCCTCTGTGGTGGGCTGCTCATCACCCTGCACCCCTTCtcgttggaattggaattggtttattattgtcacttgtaccgaggtacagtgaaaaacttgccttgcataccgatcgtacagatcaattcattacacagtgcattgaggtagtacagcgtaaaacaataacagaatgcagagtaaagtgtcacagctacagagaaaatgcagtgcagacagacaataaggttcaaggtagatgactgtgaggtcaagagttcatcttattgaactggggaactgttcaatagtcttataacagtgggatagaaacggtccttgagcctggtggtacgtgctttcaggcttttgtatcttctgcccgatgggagagggggagaagagagaatgacccaggtgggtggggtctttgattacgccggctgctttcccgaggcagtgagaagtgtagccCGTCCCCTCAGTGCACCCTGCTCTCCTCGCTTCACAGCAGCTTGACTGGACCTGGCCCAGGGAACAGGGATCACCCCTCGTACCGAGTGAGGGACGAGTTCCTCCCCATTCTGCTTGCACAGGTGCCTTGCTCGTACCGCGAGCAGTTACGGCCGTACCCACCTTGCACTGGCACGCTGTGACACCGGGTTGTCCACCTGTTACACCGGCAGTACTTCACCCATTTCCCCTCCACCTGAAGCCACGTCTCGCCGTCCAGGTAAATCTGTGAGTTGGCACGATCCAAGCAGTAACCTGGAATATTCAGAGCAGCTGGAGTGAGACCGAGCACCAGCTGAGCTAACATCTGGCCAGGCGGGTCCAGAACATCTGGCAGACTCCACACATGGGACACACAGCGAGCAGACACCAGAGGCAAAGACCGAGACCACAGAACAATCAGTGAGGCCCCCGTAAGGTAGTAAATCATACCTGGGAACTTCGTGGAGGAAGATCACATGgaagagctggagtaggccattcggcccctcgagtctACTCCCCGTTCACCAAGATCACAGCAGCTCCACCTCAAACCTTTTCCGAACCTGTACCCTTCAGGCTCGTCCTACAACTCACTGGGACCAAGGCTGGTTTGTGACCCAACTTGATGTATCTGATTAGGGCTTGTTGCCCTGCTAGGGGGCCCCATTGAAGGAGCACTGCACCATTGGAAGTGCAGATGTTAGAATGAATGTAACTTGTTTCTCTGTAATCCCAGCAGCTGGCACTAATTGAAAAGGAACAAATTCTCCCAGGGTCCTGACCGACATTCCTCCCTGTGCTGTCACCACCCAAAACCCTGCCCTTAATCCTTCCCCTCGTCGCTGCCTGTGGGAACATGCAGGAGCTTAACGCTCCCACAACAGTTGGAAGTAATTCCCTGTGGGAACTGTCAGGAATTGGGGGTGTGATCACACGGAACCTTTCAGCACCAGAAGCCAGCAGTTCCAGTCAGTGTGGTCCCTCTGATTGGTCAGCGGGACTGTTGTGATCTTCCTATGCTGTTGTAGCAGAATGTATGAACGAGTCACCAGCCGGGGACAGCGCCCGGCAACAAGGGacgtgtgtgtggggtgtgggcgGCAGATTCTGCTATCTGGGGGCCTCAGCTGGTAACTCAGCGGCAGAACATATTGAACAAAGCAATGATGGAAACAGAAAAACATGTCCATCCCCACCctacacacccacccccccatacacacacccacccccacacacagccagcccccccacacacacaccaacccccacacacacaccaacccccTCcgtacacacacacctccctctgcaaacacACAAAGCATAtccactcccccatcccacccacactcacaccacccacaTACACCTCCCCCTATACACACAAAACATAttcacccaccacacacacacacacacacacacacacacacacacacacacacacacacagcagtggaGGTGAACTCACTTCGAGAACTGGACTCAAATTCCCTTGTCCCTCTTCTGACTCGcaggtgctgctgctgctgttgagagagaaaagacCCAGGAGTTGAGAATCGGACTGTGCAAACTGGCTCGTTGAACAAGCTCTCCACTCTCTTTCTGTGACCGTGCACAGTTTCCCTCTCCCTGGCCTTTGTCCTACTCCCCCAGTGAGATTGCAGCAAAGTCCATGTGCTCTGTGCCCTGACCATCTGAGGTGGGCTTCCACTCCTGTGAGTCTCAGACTTGGTGCGCTGACTCAGGGGGCCAACTGGTCCCAACTATCACTTAAAACTTGAAGGAAAAACTCACACAACCGAGGAATGAGCAGGAGAGGTCAGCTACCGCAGGGCTGGTACCAGCACCATGTATCAAAGGGTTGTCTATGGTGCGATCAGTGACACACCTAAGTGGCATCTAACATGATGGTCCATTGTTGGGAGTCAGGGCACTGAGACTCTAACACCGGGCGATTTCACCTTCACAACACTACAGACCTGCTGTTTAAGGTCATTAAATCATGTGGCACCAAGGacaaccctttggcccatcatgtttgtgCTACCTCTTTAGCAGAGCTTTCCAAACGGTCCCCTCCCCTGCTCATTCCTCACTTGGCTGAACTTCCTTCCatttttatccaattcccctttgaaagttgGGATAATCAGCCTCCCTCCCTTGCAGAGCGTGCCTTTCACATGGGTGACGCGCACGGTTTTGAGACATCCCTCGGGTTTACTGAGGAGGGAATGAGGAGTTAAAGCAGGGAACAGTGGAAGCGTTCAGCGGACCAGGCAGGGTCTGTTCTTGCTGCCTGACATGGTTCCCCTGGACGGTGGCTGATCCTCAGTGTGCGTGGCACTGGGACACGGACCCCCCAGGATCTGGGGGCCGACCTCGCTACTTCCACATTTTCACCGCATCCGCAATTGGTGCTCGGCTtccccactgcactttctgtTCTCAGTTCACTTATTTACAAAAGTAAATTGCGGGTTGTTTAGAGGAAGAGAAGGGAGTGGGGGCTGTGCGGGTGGGAGCAAAGGTCGAGAGAGGCCAGGTTCGagggggaggtgagcggggggaGGCTGAGGTGGAAGGGGGATGTGTTGGGGGGGGAGCAGGAGGGGGCAGAAAGGAGATTGTGAAGAGGGTGAGTGGAGAGTGGAGTTGAACCTCTTACCTCTGAGGCCACAGTGAGGCCGAGCAGCAGAGCAACAAGGATGGAGATGTTCACCAGCATGTTCTGCTTCTGACCTGGTCCTCAAGTTGTGTTCCTACAAAGACATTAACAACGGCACCGTGAGAGCCGGCAGGGGCTGCTCTGGGTTCCAGGTGGCCATCTGTTGCTGAGTCCCCAGCAGGCAGATCACCGAGACTTGAGGgtaaaaattaaaggaaaatttcACCCAATGGAGGAATGCGAGGGGAGACCACTCTTTGGGCTAGTCCTATCAAAGGGCTAGTGCtagcacaatgggccaaagggctgttttcAGTGCAGTCAGTGATTTGCCACTATAGCATCTAGTCTGATGGTCCATTGTTCATCACAGGGCAGTGAGAGTCTAACACCCAGAGGTTTCACCTTCAAGACGTTATTCAGACAGACCTCAAGTCAACCCTGTGCCCCGTCATGCCTGTGTCTGTCCTTCGCCCGGACTACCCAACCTTCCCATCTTCATCCCTCAGTCATGGGAACTTTCCCTTCCATTTTAATCCAACTCCCTTTTGCAAGTTACaacaatctgcttccatcactctctggaAGTGCTGTACTAACTTGGTGGTCATTGGTGGTGACCTCAAACCAGGTCACCAGGTGGGCAAGCCTGGGGCTACTGGAAACATTGCCCACATTTAGTCTACCAACCCTCAACCCCACCCCCTGAtcttgctctcccctcccccccacgaCCTTCCTGGCTCTCAGGATGCCAGTCCCCAGTGTCTCCACACAACACGACTTCCATTTCCTGTTGTGGTATGTGTCCTTGACATCCCCTCCAGAGCATCCACACTCTTCCCAAAGTCCGGTGCCACAGGTGGCGCCTGAGCCCAAGCCAATATTTCATTAAGCATAACTTCCTCATTTCCTACTTGATGCTCTGTGTTTACAAAGCCCAGGATCTCCTCTCTTAAACAGCATTCCCAACTTTCAAAGACCCATACGGATCAATGTGGGACGTGACAAAAGAGAAGGACCAAACTTTAAGAGAAAATTTGACCTCCATACCAGTGGGCTAACACCTGTTGAACAGACTGATGTGGGGGCTCGCACAGGGTGCCAGCTTGAGGACTCCCTGTGCTtgggaaagagcagagaaattCCAAAAACAAGCAGCCATCTGGACTGTGAGTTGGCTGGGCTGTATGGTGTTGGCTGGGCTGTATGGTGGGACGTCTCTGAGTCAACATGGCCAAGTTTGCCTGACCTGTGGTCAGCACAGCGCTGGCCCTCAGTTGGGATGTGAAAGTGCCTGTTAAGTAGTCACGAGCTTGACTGAGAACAGAAGAGATCACGAGGAGCTGTCGAGAAGGGGAAGGTACCTCAAGTAGCTGCTTGGCATTGCTGGGAATTGGTGATATCAATCCTTTGTAACCACATTATCCCATTCCCTTCCTGTCAATCTCCCACTAACTCGATTTGGCTCAGCCCACTTCCCAGTAGGTCTGGGAAATCTGTTCAAAGTCATAGCCTGGTGTGGGAATGGAGAAATATCATGGCAGTGCAGTCAGGGTTTGGTCTGGGACCAAATAGAGGAAGCTTCACTCTGTATTGAAGTGCACAGTGATCGGCTGGCAGTGTTTCAGGAATAGTGTGCTATAGAGCTTCACTTTGTGTctaatccatgctgcatctgtccTTGGACTGTCCAATGTCACAGTACTGCAGCGAACCAACCATAGTTTCAATAATAATGACTGTAaatggtggaggagcaggaacatACCAAGGGATCAACGTTACAGCCTGTCCTGCCCTATGCTGAGTGTTTAATGGGGCAGTGCACAGGAAGCTTTGCTCTGCACTAAAACTTTTATCCTAGCCCGGTTCAATAGGCCTTTAATACAATGGCGACCCTACAAGAACAGAATGTACGCTGAAAACAGAGCACTTCTTTGAAATAACAAATCAATGGCATTTTACCAATTGCCAGAACCCAATAGGTGCAACCTAATTATGCTTGCTGTAAAGAATGAACACAACTGATAGATTTTCCTTTGAACTGTCCTCACCCTGTGTATGTTTGACCGGACAGTGTGGAGGAAGGTTCACTCTGAATCCAACCCAGCCTGTCCCTGCCCTGGCAGTGTGCAACACCACACCGTGATGAGATGATATAGAAAGTTTCACTCTACGTCTAACCCATGCTGTACAATCCCTGGGAGAGTTGGACTGGGTGGTGTAGAGGGACTGTTACTCCGGTGCTAACCCGTCTGTGCCTGGGGAGTGCTGG
The nucleotide sequence above comes from Pristis pectinata isolate sPriPec2 chromosome 29, sPriPec2.1.pri, whole genome shotgun sequence. Encoded proteins:
- the plat gene encoding tissue-type plasminogen activator, with the protein product MLVNISILVALLLGLTVASEQQQHLRVRRGTREFESSSRSYCLDRANSQIYLDGETWLQVEGKWVKYCRCNRWTTRCHSVPVQDCPQNKCYNGGKCRQAIYFQHHICQCPAGYKGPLCEIDTKEVCYKGRGTSYRGTWSTTASGKQCLNWNLSAVVRSRYNGHAANAQQRGLGNHNFCRNPDNDTMPWCHVYNGHILSWEECSLPACPQLSKSECYTKNGAEYRGTSSYSRTGRTCLRWDSEAVRHSTQNAWVPNAHLLGLGSHNYCRNPSGDLKPWCYVKGRRTVMMEFCNVKHCSPSVENCGKRHPKLQQFRIKGGSFVDITSHPWQAAIMYYDRRGKSWRFLFGGSLIGSCWVLTAAHCFNSKFKPHELKVVMGRTMVEKTSDDEQLLEVEDYFVHQGFSDDTFNHDIALIKLHSKTGRCAKMTRSVRTVCLPHKGQRLADWTECEVSGYGMEKEYSYNFSKKLKEGNVRLFPANRCSPAYLQNRTVTDNMICAGDTRGTDDACKGDSGGPLVCQTKGQMILQGIISWGIGCGKKDVPGVYTKVVNYLDWIHDHMTKPAFNRYKSFNRQG